In a single window of the Dysgonomonadaceae bacterium PH5-43 genome:
- a CDS encoding F-type H+-transporting ATPase subunit epsilon (product_source=KO:K02114; cath_funfam=2.60.15.10; cog=COG0355; ko=KO:K02114; pfam=PF02823; superfamily=51344; tigrfam=TIGR01216) has protein sequence MRLEIISPEKIIYIGEAEMVSLPGLKGSFTILERHAPIISSLSKGKVVYRKDAQEYSCEINGGFIEMKDNKITVCVE, from the coding sequence ATGAGATTAGAAATAATTTCTCCTGAAAAGATAATATATATAGGTGAGGCAGAAATGGTTAGCTTGCCCGGTTTGAAGGGAAGCTTTACTATACTTGAACGTCACGCTCCTATTATTTCTTCTTTATCTAAAGGGAAGGTGGTTTATCGTAAAGACGCTCAAGAGTATTCTTGCGAGATAAATGGAGGATTTATAGAGATGAAAGATAATAAAATAACTGTCTGTGTAGAGTAA
- a CDS encoding putative membrane protein (product_source=COG2237; cog=COG2237; superfamily=103473; transmembrane_helix_parts=Inside_1_12,TMhelix_13_35,Outside_36_40,TMhelix_41_63,Inside_64_75,TMhelix_76_98,Outside_99_107,TMhelix_108_130,Inside_131_142): MNKLKQHSKIKDSLIYLTLITVFLYSLITVYWSHIFIDKSLLYWSLGVITFFFLYETFSIVFVNKQAKIAKPKQMVAVYMMLKGLKLFVFLGTLVIYMLAIKIEAKRFVLVSVAIYFIYLLLDTLFLSWVEKGIKTEKTEDK, from the coding sequence ATGAACAAGCTTAAGCAACATAGCAAGATAAAGGATTCGCTGATTTATCTTACATTGATAACAGTATTCTTGTATTCGTTGATAACGGTTTATTGGAGTCATATATTTATAGACAAGTCGTTGCTTTATTGGTCTTTAGGCGTTATAACTTTCTTTTTTCTCTACGAAACATTTTCAATCGTATTTGTTAATAAACAGGCTAAGATAGCTAAACCGAAGCAAATGGTTGCTGTATATATGATGTTGAAGGGACTAAAATTATTTGTGTTTCTAGGAACTTTAGTAATTTATATGCTGGCAATAAAGATAGAAGCAAAACGCTTTGTGTTAGTGTCTGTGGCAATTTATTTTATTTACTTATTATTAGATACCTTGTTTCTGTCGTGGGTTGAAAAAGGTATTAAAACAGAAAAAACGGAAGATAAATGA
- a CDS encoding F-type H+-transporting ATPase subunit beta (product_source=KO:K02112; cath_funfam=1.10.1140.10,2.40.10.170,3.40.50.300; cog=COG0055; ko=KO:K02112; pfam=PF00006,PF02874; smart=SM00382; superfamily=47917,50615,52540; tigrfam=TIGR01039) — translation MSENFGYISQVIGPVVDVSYIQTGLKLPQIHEALKITRADGKSLIVEVQQHIGEDTVRAVAMDSTDGLARGMKVENLGVPISMPTGNQVKGRLLNVIGETIDGMRSVAYDTTSPIHRDPPKFEDLSTSTEILFTGIKVIDLLAPYLKGGKIGLFGGAGVGKTVLIMELINNIAKKHNGFSVFAGVGERTREGNDLLREMIESGVIRYGKEFEEGMKNGEWDLSKIDYDELSKSQATLVFGQMNEPPGARTDVALSGLTIAESFRDQGGDAGNDILFFIDNIFRFTQAGSEVSALLGRMPSAVGYQPTLASEMGKMQERITSTKYGSITSIQAVYVPADDLTDPAPATTFAFLDATTVLDRKISELGIYPAVDPLGSTSRVLDPNVLGDAHYNTAQRVKQLLQRYKELQDIIAILGMEELSEEDKLVVNRARRVQRFLSQPFFMAEAFSGVPGVMVSIEDTIKGFNMIMDGEVDYLPEQAFLNVGTIEDAIEKGKKLTASSK, via the coding sequence ATGTCTGAAAATTTTGGATATATATCGCAGGTAATAGGCCCGGTGGTTGATGTTTCTTACATTCAAACAGGGCTAAAACTTCCTCAAATACACGAAGCGTTAAAGATAACTCGTGCCGATGGAAAAAGTTTGATAGTAGAAGTTCAGCAACATATAGGCGAAGATACGGTTCGTGCTGTTGCAATGGATTCTACCGACGGGTTGGCTCGAGGTATGAAGGTCGAAAATTTAGGCGTTCCTATTTCGATGCCTACTGGCAATCAGGTTAAAGGACGATTGTTAAACGTTATCGGAGAAACTATCGACGGTATGCGCAGTGTGGCTTACGATACAACGTCTCCAATCCATAGAGATCCGCCAAAGTTTGAAGACTTATCAACCTCTACCGAGATACTGTTTACGGGTATAAAGGTGATAGACCTTTTGGCTCCTTACCTAAAGGGAGGAAAAATTGGTTTGTTCGGCGGTGCAGGTGTAGGGAAGACGGTTCTTATTATGGAGCTCATAAATAATATTGCAAAGAAACACAACGGTTTTTCGGTTTTTGCGGGGGTAGGAGAGCGTACTCGTGAGGGTAACGATTTGCTGCGCGAAATGATAGAATCGGGCGTTATACGATATGGTAAGGAGTTCGAAGAAGGTATGAAGAACGGTGAGTGGGATTTGTCGAAGATAGATTATGATGAATTATCTAAGTCGCAAGCTACTCTTGTGTTCGGACAGATGAATGAACCTCCTGGTGCTCGTACCGACGTTGCTTTGTCGGGGCTAACTATTGCCGAGTCGTTCCGCGATCAGGGCGGAGACGCAGGAAATGACATCCTCTTCTTTATAGATAATATCTTCCGTTTCACGCAAGCCGGCTCAGAGGTGTCAGCTTTGTTGGGTCGTATGCCATCGGCAGTTGGTTACCAACCTACTTTAGCTTCCGAAATGGGGAAAATGCAAGAGCGTATTACTTCAACAAAATACGGATCAATCACTTCAATTCAGGCAGTATATGTGCCAGCCGACGACTTAACCGACCCGGCTCCGGCTACAACGTTCGCATTCTTAGATGCAACCACAGTGCTCGATAGAAAGATATCGGAATTGGGTATTTATCCCGCAGTGGATCCACTTGGCTCTACGTCGAGAGTTTTAGATCCTAACGTTTTGGGAGATGCTCACTACAATACGGCTCAACGTGTTAAACAGTTGCTACAAAGATACAAAGAGTTGCAAGATATTATTGCGATTTTAGGTATGGAAGAGTTGTCGGAAGAAGATAAATTGGTAGTTAATAGGGCTCGTCGCGTACAGCGTTTCTTATCTCAACCGTTCTTTATGGCAGAGGCTTTTTCGGGCGTACCGGGAGTTATGGTTTCTATAGAAGATACAATTAAGGGCTTTAATATGATTATGGACGGTGAGGTTGATTATCTTCCCGAACAGGCTTTCTTAAACGTTGGAACTATAGAAGATGCGATAGAGAAAGGTAAGAAATTAACGGCTTCTAGTAAGTAA